The Phragmitibacter flavus genome includes a region encoding these proteins:
- a CDS encoding universal stress protein, which produces MKTIVTLVDFSDVAFKVLKHAHDLALAFDSQVILLHVVPQEPVVVGFGIAPTIMSAPSEDLIAVDTERLTEMQESLAKFGVKATTRQLQGATIDSVLDECEKLGAELIIVGSHKHGPLYNLFVGSITADILKRTHCPVLVVPHDVDTQ; this is translated from the coding sequence ATGAAAACCATAGTCACCCTAGTCGACTTCAGCGATGTCGCATTCAAAGTGCTCAAGCACGCCCACGATCTCGCCCTGGCCTTCGACAGCCAAGTCATCCTTCTCCATGTGGTTCCTCAGGAACCCGTAGTGGTCGGTTTCGGAATCGCCCCCACCATCATGTCTGCCCCGAGCGAAGATCTCATCGCTGTCGACACCGAACGCCTGACGGAAATGCAGGAATCACTGGCAAAATTCGGCGTCAAAGCGACTACCCGCCAATTGCAGGGGGCCACCATCGACTCCGTCCTAGATGAGTGTGAGAAACTTGGTGCCGAACTCATCATCGTCGGCTCGCATAAACATGGCCCGCTGTATAATCTATTTGTCGGGAGCATTACTGCGGACATTCTAAAGCGCACACACTGCCCCGTATTGGTGGTGCCTCATGATGTGGATACCCAGTAG
- the murG gene encoding undecaprenyldiphospho-muramoylpentapeptide beta-N-acetylglucosaminyltransferase — translation MARSNQFRLHVLIACGGTGGHLYPGIAVGEVLRARRHTVTLLISEKKIDALAASAHPELRFEKLPYLAMPSPLSPKMPKFLMGVWKGLRQCKAMIKKENIRVVLGMGGFTSFAPILAGRQCKVKTLIHDSNAIPGKANRLTSRYCDEILLGFGEAAAYFPKHLATQVTGTPVRSALRQAANDNKEDPYAFFGLNPNLKTLLIIGGSQGARGVNNAVTHSLDQLDALGVQLLHITGPGDYQEVCDAYQTKEIKLRSHIAAFCHRMELAYRVADMAVARSGASTLAELAYFGVPSLLVPYPTAADDHQTKNAAIFDKAGAGILVSELELSPEKLAAVVGEILNDSAKSQRMSQAAQQISCANAAERIADAIEQLVDK, via the coding sequence CGGTGGGTGAGGTATTGCGAGCGCGGCGACATACGGTGACCTTGTTGATTAGTGAAAAGAAGATCGACGCCCTCGCAGCGAGTGCGCATCCGGAATTGCGTTTTGAGAAGCTTCCGTATTTGGCCATGCCGAGTCCGCTGTCGCCCAAAATGCCAAAGTTTTTGATGGGCGTCTGGAAAGGTCTTCGCCAGTGCAAAGCGATGATTAAGAAGGAAAATATTCGCGTTGTGCTCGGGATGGGAGGCTTCACATCGTTTGCTCCAATCCTTGCCGGTCGCCAGTGCAAGGTGAAGACTCTGATCCACGATTCCAACGCGATTCCAGGCAAGGCGAACCGGTTGACCTCACGATACTGTGACGAAATCCTGCTGGGATTTGGCGAGGCGGCGGCTTACTTCCCCAAACATCTGGCGACTCAAGTGACGGGCACTCCGGTGCGCAGTGCTCTCCGGCAGGCGGCGAACGATAACAAAGAAGATCCTTATGCATTTTTCGGATTGAATCCGAACCTGAAAACGCTCTTGATCATTGGTGGGAGCCAGGGAGCTCGGGGTGTCAACAACGCGGTGACCCATTCATTGGATCAGCTCGATGCATTGGGGGTGCAATTGTTACACATCACGGGTCCAGGGGATTATCAGGAAGTTTGTGATGCTTATCAAACCAAAGAGATCAAGTTGCGTTCACATATCGCTGCGTTTTGTCATCGGATGGAGCTGGCTTATCGAGTGGCCGACATGGCCGTGGCGCGTTCAGGCGCTTCGACTTTGGCTGAATTGGCCTATTTTGGTGTTCCTAGTTTGCTGGTGCCTTACCCAACCGCAGCAGACGATCATCAAACCAAAAACGCCGCCATCTTTGACAAAGCGGGGGCGGGCATATTGGTTTCGGAACTTGAACTGTCTCCGGAAAAATTAGCAGCAGTTGTTGGAGAAATTCTCAACGATTCGGCAAAGAGCCAGAGGATGAGTCAGGCTGCACAACAAATCTCCTGTGCCAACGCGGCTGAACGAATTGCCGATGCCATTGAGCAACTGGTGGACAAGTGA